The Pantoea sp. At-9b genome includes a window with the following:
- the pxpC gene encoding 5-oxoprolinase subunit PxpC has protein sequence MLKILRAGLMTSLQDQGRNGWRQFGISVSGALDQPAMRTANMLVGNAEGSAVLEIVLGQFKAQFQRDGWFALTGAGCNADLDGKPVWTGWRLPVKKGQVLSLSMPVHGMRSYLAVNGGFAVPEMLDSTSTDLKAGFGGYQGRKLQDGDLLPLGKATRDFSKKAGVRQLLWGNRIRALPGPEYNEFTREAQEGFWRSAWKLSPQSNRMGYRLQGRTLHRKATRDLLSHGLVPGVVQVPPNGQPIVLMADAQTTGGYPRIACIIEADLYHLAQIRLGEPIHFTHCTLEEAMQAKQQQQRVFDQMTWGLSREN, from the coding sequence ATGCTAAAAATTCTTCGCGCTGGCTTGATGACTTCGTTGCAGGATCAGGGACGCAACGGCTGGCGGCAGTTTGGTATCAGCGTCAGCGGCGCGCTCGATCAACCGGCCATGCGCACCGCCAACATGCTGGTGGGCAACGCGGAAGGCAGTGCTGTTCTGGAGATTGTGCTGGGGCAGTTTAAAGCACAATTCCAGCGTGATGGCTGGTTCGCCCTGACCGGTGCAGGCTGCAATGCCGATCTGGACGGCAAACCCGTCTGGACCGGCTGGCGTCTGCCGGTGAAAAAAGGCCAGGTGCTCAGTCTGTCGATGCCGGTGCACGGTATGCGCAGCTACCTGGCGGTCAACGGCGGCTTTGCCGTGCCAGAAATGCTGGACTCCACCAGTACCGATCTGAAGGCCGGATTCGGTGGCTATCAAGGACGTAAGTTGCAGGATGGCGATCTGCTGCCGCTTGGCAAGGCCACCCGTGACTTCAGTAAAAAAGCCGGGGTGCGACAGTTGCTGTGGGGCAATCGTATCCGCGCGCTGCCGGGTCCGGAATACAACGAATTTACCCGCGAAGCGCAGGAAGGCTTCTGGCGCAGCGCGTGGAAGCTCAGCCCGCAAAGTAACCGCATGGGTTACCGTTTACAGGGGCGCACGCTGCACCGTAAAGCCACGCGTGACTTGTTGTCACACGGTCTGGTGCCGGGTGTGGTGCAGGTGCCGCCTAACGGCCAGCCGATTGTCTTAATGGCTGATGCACAAACTACCGGCGGATACCCGCGTATTGCCTGCATTATTGAAGCGGATCTCTACCATTTAGCCCAGATCCGTCTCGGCGAACCGATTCATTTTACTCATTGCACGCTGGAAGAGGCGATGCAGGCAAAACAGCAGCAACAGCGCGTATTTGATCAGATGACCTGGGGACTATCACGTGAAAATTGA
- the pxpA gene encoding 5-oxoprolinase subunit PxpA, with the protein MKIDLNADLGEGSASDQELLQLVSSANIACGFHAGDAATMLQSVRWAQAAGVAIGAHPSFPDRENFGRTAMQLPPAIVYAQMIYQIGALKSMAESEGAQLVHVKPHGMLYNQAAADPQLADTIARAVKAVDARLILVGLAGSDSIRAAQHYGLKTREEVFADRGYQSSGALVPRGQPGALIEDTAQSIAHTLTMVQQRKVQSISGEWVTVNAETVCLHGDGAHALQFAHALRATFAAQHITVTSV; encoded by the coding sequence GTGAAAATTGATCTCAACGCCGACCTCGGCGAAGGCAGTGCCAGCGATCAGGAACTGTTGCAACTGGTCAGCTCCGCCAACATTGCCTGCGGTTTTCATGCCGGTGATGCGGCGACCATGCTGCAATCGGTGCGCTGGGCGCAGGCGGCAGGTGTCGCGATTGGCGCACATCCCAGCTTTCCCGACCGGGAAAATTTTGGTCGCACCGCCATGCAATTACCGCCCGCTATCGTTTACGCGCAGATGATCTACCAGATTGGCGCATTGAAAAGCATGGCCGAAAGTGAAGGCGCGCAGCTGGTGCACGTCAAACCACACGGCATGCTGTACAACCAGGCCGCAGCCGATCCACAGCTGGCGGATACCATTGCCCGTGCGGTGAAAGCGGTTGATGCCCGTTTGATTCTGGTGGGCCTGGCAGGCAGCGATTCGATCCGTGCCGCGCAACATTATGGGCTGAAGACACGCGAAGAGGTATTTGCTGATCGCGGTTATCAATCCAGTGGTGCGCTGGTGCCGCGTGGTCAGCCCGGGGCATTGATTGAGGACACGGCACAGTCGATCGCCCACACACTGACGATGGTGCAACAGCGCAAAGTACAAAGCATCTCGGGTGAGTGGGTGACGGTGAATGCGGAAACCGTGTGCCTGCATGGCGATGGCGCTCACGCGCTGCAATTTGCTCACGCGTTACGCGCGACCTTTGCGGCACAGCACATCACGGTGACCAGCGTATAA
- a CDS encoding DUF969 domain-containing protein: MESVVNLWPLLGIAAIVIGFVLRFNPVLVVIVAGFVTGLSAHMPLADILEKLGAGFLNTRNLPLILLLPLAVIGLLERHGLKERAQTWIAQIKTATAGRLLIVYLFVREITAALGLTSLGGHPQMVRPLLAPMAEGATENRYGEVSPEVRHRLRAMSAATDNVGLFFGEDIFVAFGAIIFMHNFMQESAGIQTEPLHIAVWGIPTAICAFLIHSARLIRLDRQLARELGALNQQALQVKGAK, encoded by the coding sequence ATGGAGAGCGTGGTGAATCTTTGGCCGCTGCTGGGTATTGCCGCCATCGTGATCGGCTTTGTGTTGCGGTTTAACCCGGTACTGGTGGTGATTGTGGCCGGTTTTGTCACCGGGCTGTCGGCACATATGCCGCTGGCCGATATCCTGGAAAAACTGGGTGCCGGATTTCTGAATACCCGCAACTTGCCGTTGATTCTGTTGCTGCCGCTGGCGGTCATCGGCCTGTTGGAGCGCCATGGATTGAAAGAGCGGGCGCAGACCTGGATCGCGCAGATCAAAACCGCCACGGCGGGACGTCTGCTGATTGTCTATTTGTTTGTGCGTGAAATTACCGCCGCACTGGGGTTGACCAGCCTCGGCGGGCACCCACAAATGGTGCGCCCGTTACTGGCACCGATGGCGGAAGGGGCCACGGAAAATCGCTATGGCGAGGTATCGCCGGAGGTACGTCATCGCCTGCGTGCCATGTCGGCTGCCACCGATAATGTCGGGCTGTTCTTTGGTGAGGATATCTTTGTCGCCTTTGGTGCCATTATCTTTATGCACAACTTTATGCAAGAGTCAGCAGGCATCCAGACTGAGCCGTTGCATATCGCGGTATGGGGCATTCCCACGGCGATTTGCGCCTTTCTGATCCACTCCGCCCGCTTGATCCGTCTCGACCGCCAGTTGGCGCGCGAGCTGGGTGCGTTGAATCAACAGGCGTTGCAAGTCAAAGGAGCGAAATGA
- a CDS encoding DUF979 domain-containing protein: MMFQQQYLMWLAGIILLIVAVCSWRDRANPRRLTTGLFWALYGVIFLIGDGAEQWMTPRSLHIAVGVAVVVMALIAGFGGVRLGRYHQRSDEEKQASAKRLGNTLFIPALAIPVVTVIGVLAFNNLPGLQQAVFGPGNHSTLVTLFSMMLGCLIGWLVALKLTREKPMQSMQETRRLLDAVGWAFILPQILATLGLLFTSAGVGNAISHLTEQYLAVDNRFIAVAVYAIGMALLTMVMGNAFAAFPIVTAGIGIPILVLQHHGNPAVMAAIGMFSGYCGTLMTPMAANFNIVPARLLELPDRNAVIKAQVPTGVMLLVVNIFLLWFMMFL; this comes from the coding sequence ATGATGTTCCAGCAACAATATCTGATGTGGCTGGCAGGCATTATTCTGCTGATCGTCGCCGTGTGTTCCTGGCGGGATCGAGCCAATCCACGGCGTCTGACCACCGGATTGTTTTGGGCGCTGTATGGGGTGATCTTTCTGATTGGCGATGGCGCTGAACAATGGATGACACCGCGCTCGCTGCATATCGCCGTGGGCGTGGCGGTGGTAGTCATGGCGTTGATTGCCGGGTTTGGCGGCGTGCGTCTGGGTCGTTATCACCAGCGTAGCGACGAAGAAAAACAGGCCAGCGCCAAACGCCTTGGCAATACCCTGTTTATCCCGGCGTTGGCGATTCCGGTTGTCACCGTGATTGGCGTTCTTGCCTTTAACAATCTCCCGGGCCTGCAACAGGCGGTGTTTGGCCCCGGAAATCATTCCACGCTGGTCACGCTGTTCTCAATGATGCTGGGATGCCTGATTGGCTGGCTGGTGGCACTGAAACTGACCCGGGAAAAGCCGATGCAATCGATGCAGGAGACGCGTCGTTTGCTGGATGCTGTCGGCTGGGCCTTTATCCTGCCGCAAATTCTTGCCACGCTGGGCCTGCTGTTCACCAGCGCCGGGGTCGGTAACGCGATTTCACATTTAACCGAGCAGTACCTCGCGGTGGATAATCGCTTTATCGCCGTCGCGGTCTACGCCATCGGTATGGCGCTGTTGACCATGGTGATGGGCAACGCCTTTGCAGCGTTTCCGATCGTCACTGCCGGTATCGGCATCCCGATTCTGGTGTTGCAACACCACGGTAACCCGGCGGTGATGGCGGCGATTGGCATGTTCTCCGGCTATTGCGGTACGTTGATGACCCCCATGGCGGCTAACTTCAACATCGTCCCGGCGCGTCTGCTGGAACTGCCAGACCGCAATGCGGTGATCAAAGCGCAGGTGCCGACCGGCGTTATGCTATTGGTGGTCAATATTTTCCTGCTGTGGTTCATGATGTTTTTGTGA
- the pcp gene encoding pyroglutamyl-peptidase I, with translation MKTVLMTAFEPFEGESINPSWEAVRSFDGKVIDGARVVARQLPVAYSRCGAVLTQALEALQPDRILCIGQAGGRSDITVERVAINIDDARIPDNEGQQPIDQPVVVGGPAAYFSTLPIKAIVAATREAGVPASVSQTAGTFTCNHVMYRLLHWLATHQGSARGGFIHIPYLPEQAVKHPGAPSMAAASVMLALEMAIRVTLKVDQDLQVAGGATH, from the coding sequence ATGAAAACGGTATTAATGACCGCGTTTGAGCCTTTTGAGGGCGAAAGCATTAACCCTTCGTGGGAAGCGGTGCGATCCTTTGATGGGAAGGTGATTGACGGTGCGCGCGTGGTCGCGCGTCAGTTGCCGGTGGCTTACAGCCGCTGTGGCGCAGTGCTGACGCAGGCGCTGGAAGCGTTGCAACCCGATCGTATTCTTTGTATTGGCCAGGCTGGTGGGCGCAGCGATATTACCGTGGAGCGGGTGGCCATCAACATTGATGATGCGCGCATTCCTGATAATGAGGGACAACAGCCGATTGATCAGCCGGTGGTGGTGGGTGGACCGGCGGCTTACTTTTCAACATTGCCGATCAAGGCGATCGTTGCCGCAACGCGTGAGGCGGGTGTACCGGCATCGGTATCACAAACGGCCGGTACCTTTACCTGTAATCATGTGATGTATCGCCTGTTGCACTGGCTGGCGACACATCAGGGCAGCGCGCGCGGCGGTTTTATTCATATCCCATATCTGCCGGAACAGGCGGTGAAACATCCGGGTGCGCCAAGTATGGCGGCGGCCAGTGTGATGCTGGCGCTGGAGATGGCGATCCGCGTCACGCTCAAGGTGGATCAGGATTTACAGGTCGCGGGTGGCGCGACCCATTAA
- the nei gene encoding endonuclease VIII → MPEGPEIRRAADQLAAAMTGKPLTDVWFAFPQLKTYEPALLGATVTAIETRGKALLTHFSNGLTLYSHNQLYGVWRVVPTGTAPQTARQLRVRLANVDQTILLYSASDIELLNAETLATHPFLQRVGPDVLDASLTVEAVQERLLSPRFRRRQFSGLLLDQAFLAGLGNYLRVEILWHAQLLAQHRALDLHAAQIQALSEALLAVPRHSYQMRGSMKKYHEDAAFRFEVFHRQGKKCRRCGTLIEKGVLSSRPFYWCPGCQR, encoded by the coding sequence ATGCCTGAAGGACCGGAGATCCGCCGCGCGGCGGATCAACTGGCGGCGGCGATGACGGGCAAACCGCTCACGGATGTGTGGTTTGCCTTTCCGCAGCTGAAAACTTACGAACCGGCGCTACTGGGTGCAACCGTGACGGCGATTGAAACCCGGGGGAAGGCGCTACTGACCCATTTCTCCAATGGTTTGACGCTCTACAGCCATAACCAGCTGTACGGTGTCTGGCGCGTGGTGCCGACCGGCACAGCACCGCAAACCGCCCGTCAGTTGCGGGTGCGACTGGCCAATGTCGACCAGACCATTCTGCTCTACAGCGCGTCCGATATCGAGCTGCTCAACGCGGAGACGCTGGCGACCCATCCGTTTTTACAACGTGTCGGCCCGGATGTGCTGGATGCCAGCCTGACGGTGGAGGCGGTGCAGGAGCGGTTATTGTCGCCACGCTTTCGACGGCGGCAATTCAGCGGCTTGCTGCTGGATCAGGCGTTTCTCGCTGGCCTCGGCAACTATCTACGGGTCGAGATTCTGTGGCATGCGCAGTTGCTGGCGCAGCATCGTGCGCTGGATTTGCATGCCGCACAGATTCAGGCGCTGAGTGAAGCGCTGCTGGCGGTGCCGCGCCACTCGTATCAGATGCGAGGCAGCATGAAAAAATACCATGAAGATGCGGCGTTTCGCTTTGAGGTGTTTCATCGCCAGGGGAAAAAGTGCCGACGCTGTGGAACGCTGATCGAGAAGGGCGTGTTGTCATCCCGCCCGTTTTATTGGTGTCCGGGGTGCCAGAGATAG
- a CDS encoding citrate synthase, with the protein MTDKKVTLTLQDNTAVELDVMHGTLGQDVVDVRALGNKGLFTFDPGFTSTASCESKITFIDGDEGILLHRGFPIDQLATHSNYLEVCYILLNGEAPTQEQFEEFRVTVTRHTMIHEQITRLFHGFRRDSHPMAVMCGVTGALAAFYHDSLDVNIERHREIAAFRLLSKMPTMAAMCYKYSIGQPFVYPRNDLSYAGNFLHMMFATPCEEYKVNPVLERAMDRILILHADHEQNASTSTVRTAGSSGANPFACIAAGIASLWGPAHGGANEATLRMLEEISTVDHIPEFVRRAKDKNDSFRLMGFGHRVYKNYDPRATVMRETCHEVLNELGMKDDLLEVAMELEHIALNDPYFIERKLYPNVDFYSGIILKAMGIPSSMFTVIFAMARTVGWIAHWKEMHDEGMKIARPRQLYTGYTERPFNSALKK; encoded by the coding sequence ATGACAGATAAAAAAGTGACGCTAACCCTACAAGACAATACGGCAGTTGAACTGGACGTGATGCATGGCACGCTGGGACAGGATGTCGTTGATGTCCGCGCACTCGGCAATAAAGGCCTGTTTACCTTCGACCCTGGCTTCACATCTACAGCGTCATGCGAATCTAAAATCACCTTTATTGATGGTGATGAAGGTATTTTGTTACATCGCGGTTTTCCGATTGATCAACTGGCTACCCATTCAAACTACCTGGAAGTGTGTTACATCCTGCTGAACGGCGAAGCGCCGACCCAGGAGCAGTTTGAAGAATTCCGCGTTACCGTTACCCGCCACACCATGATCCACGAGCAAATCACCCGTCTGTTCCATGGCTTCCGCCGTGACTCGCATCCGATGGCGGTAATGTGTGGTGTGACCGGTGCACTGGCTGCGTTTTATCACGACTCGCTGGACGTCAACATTGAACGTCACCGTGAAATCGCGGCATTCCGCCTGCTGTCCAAAATGCCGACCATGGCCGCGATGTGCTACAAATACTCGATTGGTCAGCCGTTCGTGTATCCGCGCAACGACCTTTCCTATGCCGGTAACTTCCTGCATATGATGTTCGCCACGCCGTGCGAAGAGTACAAGGTTAACCCGGTACTGGAACGTGCGATGGATCGTATTTTGATTCTGCATGCTGACCACGAACAAAACGCCTCAACCTCGACCGTGCGTACCGCCGGTTCGTCTGGCGCGAACCCGTTTGCCTGTATCGCGGCCGGTATCGCATCCCTGTGGGGACCGGCACACGGTGGCGCGAACGAAGCCACCCTGCGCATGCTGGAAGAGATCAGCACCGTAGACCACATCCCGGAATTCGTGCGTCGTGCCAAAGATAAGAACGATTCGTTCCGTCTGATGGGCTTCGGCCACCGCGTGTACAAAAATTACGACCCGCGTGCCACCGTGATGCGTGAAACCTGTCACGAAGTACTGAACGAGCTGGGTATGAAAGATGATTTGCTGGAAGTGGCGATGGAGCTGGAACATATCGCGTTGAACGACCCGTACTTCATTGAGCGTAAACTCTATCCGAACGTCGATTTCTACTCTGGCATTATTCTGAAAGCGATGGGCATCCCGTCTTCCATGTTTACCGTGATCTTCGCGATGGCGCGTACCGTCGGCTGGATTGCGCACTGGAAAGAGATGCATGACGAAGGCATGAAGATTGCCCGTCCACGTCAGCTGTACACCGGTTATACCGAGCGTCCTTTCAACTCGGCGCTGAAGAAGTAA
- the sdhC gene encoding succinate dehydrogenase cytochrome b556 subunit, translated as MGKTVKKQRPVNLDLSTIRFPVTAISSILHRVSGVITFVALGILLWLLGLSLSSPEGFLQAASIMDSFFAKFIMWGILTALAYHVVGGIRHMLADFGFMEETLQVGTRSAQAAFVITVVLSILAGVLVW; from the coding sequence GTGGGCAAAACCGTGAAAAAACAAAGACCTGTTAACTTGGATCTCTCGACGATCCGGTTTCCCGTTACTGCAATATCGTCCATTCTCCACCGCGTCTCCGGCGTGATCACCTTTGTCGCTCTCGGAATTCTGCTCTGGTTACTGGGTCTCTCTCTCTCTTCTCCTGAAGGTTTCCTGCAAGCCGCGTCCATCATGGACAGCTTCTTCGCCAAATTCATTATGTGGGGCATCCTGACTGCGTTGGCTTATCACGTGGTGGGCGGTATCCGTCATATGTTGGCCGATTTTGGCTTTATGGAAGAAACCCTGCAGGTGGGAACCCGTTCCGCGCAAGCGGCTTTTGTTATCACTGTCGTGCTGTCTATTTTGGCTGGAGTCCTCGTATGGTAA
- the sdhD gene encoding succinate dehydrogenase membrane anchor subunit gives MVSNASALGRNGIHDWLLLRAAAILITLYILYILGFVVMTGTLTYDVWRGFFASSFTKVFTLLTLFSILIHGWIGMWQVLTDYVKPLATRLVLQLVIVVALLSYAIYGTVVVWGV, from the coding sequence ATGGTAAGCAATGCTTCTGCATTAGGACGCAACGGTATTCATGACTGGCTGTTACTGCGTGCTGCTGCAATCTTAATTACGCTCTACATTCTCTACATTCTCGGTTTTGTGGTGATGACCGGCACGCTGACGTATGACGTCTGGCGCGGCTTCTTCGCTTCCTCCTTTACTAAAGTGTTCACGTTGCTGACGCTGTTCTCGATTCTGATCCACGGTTGGATTGGGATGTGGCAGGTCCTGACCGACTACGTGAAACCGCTGGCGACCCGTCTGGTGTTGCAGCTGGTGATTGTGGTGGCGCTGTTGTCCTATGCAATCTATGGAACTGTTGTAGTGTGGGGTGTGTAA
- the sdhA gene encoding succinate dehydrogenase flavoprotein subunit, producing the protein MSLPVREFDAVVIGAGGAGMRAALQISQSGLSCALLSKVFPTRSHTVSAQGGITVALGNSHEDNWEWHMYDTVKGSDYIGDQDAIEYMCKTGPEAILELEHMGLPFSRLDDGRVYQRPFGGQSKNFGGEQAARTAAAADRTGHALLHTLYQQNLKNKTTIFSEWYALDLVKNADGAIVGCTAICIETGETVYFKAKATILATGGAGRIYQSTTNAHINTGDGVGMALRAGVPMQDMEMWQFHPTGIAGAGVLVTEGCRGEGGYLLNKHGERFMERYAPNAKDLAGRDVVARSMMVEIREGRGCDGPWGPHIKLKLDHLGAEVLESRLPGILELSRTFAHVDPIKEPIPVIPTCHYMMGGVPTKVTGQALRVNEQGEDVVIPGLFAVGEIACVSVHGANRLGGNSLLDLVVFGRAAGLHLAECIAEQGELRDASLEEIDAAMARFNRWENNTTGEDPVEIRKALQRCMQNNFSVFREGEAMAQGLEELKVIRERLKSARLDDRSPDFNTQRIECLELDNLLETAYATAVAANYRTESRGAHSRFDYPDRDDENWLCHSLYVPQTESMTRREVNMQPKLRAAFPPKARTY; encoded by the coding sequence ATGAGTTTGCCAGTCAGAGAATTTGATGCCGTGGTGATCGGCGCGGGTGGTGCAGGTATGCGCGCCGCTCTGCAAATCTCCCAATCGGGCCTGAGTTGCGCCCTGTTATCGAAAGTGTTCCCAACCCGTTCCCATACTGTATCGGCGCAGGGCGGTATCACCGTAGCGCTGGGTAACTCCCATGAAGATAACTGGGAATGGCACATGTATGACACCGTCAAAGGTTCCGACTATATCGGTGACCAGGACGCGATTGAATATATGTGTAAAACCGGCCCGGAAGCGATTCTGGAGCTGGAGCATATGGGTCTGCCATTCTCCCGTCTTGATGACGGCCGCGTCTACCAGCGTCCGTTTGGTGGTCAGTCAAAAAACTTTGGCGGTGAGCAGGCAGCGCGTACCGCTGCGGCAGCCGACCGTACTGGCCACGCCTTGCTGCATACCCTGTATCAGCAGAACCTGAAAAACAAAACCACCATCTTCTCCGAATGGTATGCGCTGGACCTGGTGAAAAACGCCGACGGTGCCATTGTCGGTTGTACGGCGATCTGCATCGAAACCGGTGAAACCGTCTACTTCAAAGCCAAGGCGACCATCCTTGCCACTGGTGGCGCGGGACGTATTTATCAGTCCACCACCAATGCCCACATCAATACCGGTGACGGCGTCGGCATGGCGTTGCGTGCAGGCGTACCGATGCAGGATATGGAGATGTGGCAGTTCCATCCAACCGGCATTGCTGGTGCGGGTGTGCTGGTCACCGAAGGTTGTCGTGGTGAAGGCGGTTATCTGCTGAACAAACACGGCGAGCGCTTTATGGAGCGTTATGCGCCGAACGCCAAAGACCTGGCGGGCCGTGACGTGGTAGCACGTTCCATGATGGTGGAAATCCGTGAAGGCCGCGGCTGTGATGGTCCGTGGGGGCCGCATATCAAGCTGAAACTTGATCACCTGGGTGCGGAAGTGCTGGAGTCCCGTTTGCCGGGCATTCTCGAACTGTCACGTACCTTTGCTCACGTTGATCCGATTAAAGAACCGATTCCGGTGATCCCAACCTGTCACTACATGATGGGTGGCGTGCCGACCAAAGTCACCGGCCAGGCGCTGCGCGTCAATGAGCAGGGTGAAGATGTCGTGATTCCAGGTTTGTTTGCGGTCGGTGAAATCGCCTGCGTATCCGTACATGGCGCTAACCGCCTCGGCGGAAACTCCCTGCTTGACCTGGTGGTGTTTGGTCGTGCGGCCGGTCTGCATCTGGCGGAGTGTATCGCAGAGCAGGGTGAACTGCGCGATGCCAGTCTGGAAGAGATCGACGCAGCAATGGCGCGTTTCAACCGCTGGGAAAACAACACCACCGGTGAAGATCCGGTTGAGATTCGTAAAGCACTGCAACGTTGCATGCAGAACAACTTCTCGGTGTTCCGTGAAGGTGAAGCGATGGCGCAGGGTCTGGAAGAGCTGAAAGTGATCCGTGAGCGTCTGAAATCCGCACGTCTGGATGACCGTTCACCGGACTTCAATACCCAGCGTATCGAGTGTCTTGAACTGGATAACCTGTTGGAAACCGCGTATGCCACAGCAGTAGCGGCAAACTACCGTACCGAAAGCCGTGGTGCGCATAGCCGCTTCGACTATCCGGATCGCGATGATGAAAACTGGCTGTGCCACAGCCTCTATGTTCCGCAAACGGAAAGCATGACGCGCCGTGAGGTGAACATGCAACCGAAACTGCGTGCGGCCTTCCCGCCGAAAGCGCGTACTTACTAA
- a CDS encoding succinate dehydrogenase iron-sulfur subunit: protein MRLEFSIYRYNPEVDDAPRMQEYSLEAEDGRDMMLLDALIKLKEKDPTLAFRRSCREGVCGSDGLNMNGKNGLACITPVSALGNGSKKIVIRPLPGLPVIRDLVVDMGQFYAQYEKIKPYLLNNGENPPAREHLQSPADREHLDGLYECILCACCSTSCPSFWWNPDKFIGPAGLLAAYRFLIDSRDTETDARLDNLNDAFSVFRCHSIMNCVSVCPKGLNPTRAIGHIKSMLLHRGA from the coding sequence ATGAGACTCGAATTTTCAATCTATCGTTACAACCCGGAAGTGGATGACGCGCCGCGCATGCAGGAGTACAGCCTGGAAGCGGAAGACGGTCGCGATATGATGCTGCTGGATGCCCTGATTAAGCTGAAAGAGAAAGATCCGACGCTGGCATTTCGTCGCTCCTGCCGTGAAGGTGTGTGCGGGTCTGATGGCCTGAACATGAACGGCAAAAACGGCCTGGCCTGTATCACACCGGTCTCAGCGTTGGGTAATGGCAGCAAGAAAATTGTCATCCGTCCGCTGCCGGGTTTGCCTGTGATCCGCGATCTGGTGGTGGATATGGGGCAATTCTACGCACAATATGAGAAGATTAAGCCTTACCTGTTGAATAACGGGGAAAATCCACCGGCGCGTGAGCATCTGCAAAGCCCGGCGGACCGTGAGCATCTCGATGGCCTGTATGAGTGTATCCTCTGCGCCTGTTGCTCCACCTCGTGTCCGTCGTTCTGGTGGAACCCGGACAAATTCATTGGTCCGGCTGGTTTGCTGGCCGCTTACCGCTTCCTGATTGACAGTCGTGACACCGAAACGGATGCACGTCTGGACAATCTGAACGATGCTTTCAGTGTATTCCGCTGTCACAGCATCATGAACTGTGTGAGCGTGTGCCCGAAAGGACTAAACCCGACGCGCGCCATCGGCCATATTAAGTCGATGCTGCTGCATCGCGGAGCGTAA